A stretch of DNA from Dehalobacterium formicoaceticum:
TGCGTCTTGGGGGAGAATACATGTCCACAGATAATCTGATGATGAAAAAACGCATTGAAGAATTGGAGGAAAGAATCGAACATCTTCGAGTGAGCCGCAGGGTCTTAATGAATTTAGTAGAAAAATTAGAGAAAGAGCGCAGCAATGTCTTAACAAAACTGGAAAAAGAAAATCGAAAATTGCAGAGAAGCAATGCCCTCTATGCTCAAAATATACTGTCAAAAAACCGCAGAATTATGGAATTAGAAGCTAATATGGAACCATCCGAACCATCGAAAGATTCATTTCCATCATCTATTTAGAATATTATGAAGAGATATGCAGTTAAATGTATATCCTCAGCTGGAAGGCTGAGGTTTTTTCGTTTTTATTTTCCGATCCGGGGAGAGGTTTCAATGATAAAAGAAATATTAATCGTATTTACCTTTTTAACAAGAATTCCATTAAAAATTAATTTTATCTATGGAGAGGAAGATATGGGGAAAACCTCCCGCTATTTTCCTATCGTTGGTTTGGTGATCGGACTGGCTGTTGCCGCAGTGTTGTATGCCTTTAGTTTTATCGATTATCAGTTAGCAGCAATTTTAGGTTTGCTGACTGGGGTACTTTTAACCGG
This window harbors:
- a CDS encoding translation initiation factor 2, giving the protein MSTDNLMMKKRIEELEERIEHLRVSRRVLMNLVEKLEKERSNVLTKLEKENRKLQRSNALYAQNILSKNRRIMELEANMEPSEPSKDSFPSSI